The uncultured Roseibium sp. genome contains a region encoding:
- a CDS encoding outer membrane protein assembly factor BamD — MKLKDLRPVKRGGNRTTAFLNVAVLGLSLTLGACTSKDDVDDLALNDTPPDVLYNEGLSLRAQGKLRDAGDKFEELDKLYPYSEYAKKSLVNLAYLNFTRGKYTEAISAAKRFLTLYPGSNDAAYALYIIGQCYFRQMPDITRDQEMTEKAMSAFRELIQRYPDSEYTSDAEKKLLITQDQLAGKEMQIGRFYLKKRNYIAAINRFKTVVINYQTTRHVEEALFRLTESYYALGVVNEAQTAAAVLGHNYPDSQWYKDAYSLLTKGGYEPSEDTGSWISKAFKGINVF, encoded by the coding sequence GTGAAGCTTAAGGACCTGCGTCCGGTTAAACGGGGCGGCAATCGAACCACCGCATTCTTGAATGTCGCTGTTCTCGGACTTTCCCTGACGCTGGGTGCCTGTACTTCGAAGGACGATGTCGACGATCTCGCTCTCAACGACACGCCGCCCGATGTTCTCTATAACGAGGGGCTTTCCTTGCGCGCGCAGGGCAAGCTGCGCGATGCCGGCGACAAGTTCGAGGAACTCGACAAGCTTTATCCCTATTCCGAATACGCCAAGAAGTCGCTGGTCAACCTTGCCTATCTGAACTTCACAAGAGGGAAGTACACCGAGGCGATCTCTGCGGCCAAGCGGTTCCTGACGCTCTATCCGGGCAGCAATGACGCTGCCTACGCGCTTTACATCATCGGCCAGTGCTATTTCCGACAGATGCCGGATATTACCCGTGACCAGGAAATGACGGAAAAGGCGATGTCCGCGTTCAGGGAACTGATCCAGCGCTATCCTGATTCCGAATATACCTCCGATGCCGAAAAGAAGCTGCTGATCACGCAGGACCAGCTTGCCGGCAAGGAGATGCAGATTGGCCGTTTCTATCTGAAGAAACGCAACTACATCGCGGCCATCAACCGGTTCAAGACCGTGGTGATCAACTATCAGACCACGCGCCATGTCGAAGAAGCCCTGTTCCGCCTGACCGAGTCCTACTATGCGCTCGGCGTTGTCAACGAAGCGCAGACCGCGGCGGCCGTTCTGGGACACAACTATCCGGACAGCCAGTGGTACAAGGACGCCTATTCGCTGCTGACCAAGGGCGGTTACGAGCCGTCTGAAGATACCGGCAGCTGGATCAGTAAGGCGTTCAAGGGCATTAACGTCTTTTAA